The sequence below is a genomic window from Deltaproteobacteria bacterium.
TAAAGAACTTGAAGAAAAAGATAAAGAGTTGTCAAAACTAATGGAAGATTGTGGCAGGATGGATAAAGAAAAAGGGCTCATAAAGGGAAAGGTAGATTCTATACTTGAAAAGATAGAAGGACTTTTGCAGGGTGCATAAGAAATAATGAGGCTAGCGAAATAGTGAGGATAATGTGGGCAATTCTGTTGAGGTAAAATTATTAGAGCAGAGATTGCTGGTAAAAACAGATGA
It includes:
- the zapB gene encoding cell division protein ZapB → MELDKFDILEQRVGRLIESYMLLKQENRKLFKELEEKDKELSKLMEDCGRMDKEKGLIKGKVDSILEKIEGLLQGA